A stretch of the Medicago truncatula cultivar Jemalong A17 chromosome 5, MtrunA17r5.0-ANR, whole genome shotgun sequence genome encodes the following:
- the LOC11426756 gene encoding TMV resistance protein N: MSIEKYGEHSSGFTYDVFLSFRGEDVRHNFIGYLRDALQHRGINAFFDDKNLRIGEDISPALSKAIEESKIAVIVFSENYASSRWCLGELVKIIECTKRNKKQISFPIFFHVDPSDVRHQKNSYEKAMVDHEVKFGKDSENVKAWITALSEAADLKGHHINTGSEIDHIKEIVEKVHANIAPKPLLYGDDPVGLEHHTENVMSRLDNTDHTVMLGIHGLGGIGKTELAKSLYNKIVHQFEAASFLANVREKSNKINGLEDLQKTLLSEMFEKPDTDLGSTSKGIKEIKQKLGNKKVLLVLDDVDNKEQLKNLAGGSDWFGPGSRIIITTRDKGLLIGTHSFVVQKIYEMTELNEKDSLELFCRNAFGKSHPETGYEAVSSRAVGYAKGLPLALKVIGSNLGGGKSLRAWEDALKNYDRIPRRGIQEVLQVSYNVLEPNAQSVFLDIACFFKGDRVDYVEEILDDFAAVTGIEELVNKSLLIVKDGCLDMHDLIQEMGRDIVKQESPRNPAKRSRLWSHKDIIKVLSNEKYGSDVLQGIMLDPPQPIKQQDWSDTAFEQMNCLRILIVRNTTFSSEPKHLPDNLTLLDWEEYPSKSFPAMFHPEEIIVFNLPESKLTLEEPFKVFSKLTIMNFSKNESITVIPDVSGVENLRVLRLDNCTNLIMVHESVGFLEHLTHFSASGCAKLRNFQQKMFLPSLEFLDLNLCVELEHFPDILNKMNKPLKIYMINTAIEELPDSIGNLIGLVSIEMTSSWKLKYIPCSLFTLPNAVTFKFGGCSQLALRRFLHDIPSAANGRSTLKALHFGNSGLSDEDLKAILISFLELQELIASDNNFVSLPVCIKDSAHLTKLDVSGCNMLREIPVCINLRILNVYGCVMLEHISELPCTIQKVDARYCIRLNRETSEMLWYQVKSERRGLQIVMPQKKTGVPNWFDYSCKGGNPRFWVRKKFPNVALALVFEGVTGRARKSRRLLVELHLVINGLCVRRKGYYNFRIEQNHVLVCDLQLLFSDEEWLGLDALLLEDEWNQVQVSYEAPSSVTLSDWGVFVYKQGTNMEEYVQFMCPDLKYSQLVTDISPTMTIVPPKDDKLEQMKLIDQLALDEMLPGMLRETRDMEGRSSNEGNLQDLMAIVSGLNKEVQDALEGKPLDKKSPLAWILQIVNESNDDNDEQANFDHTDEMKPAIGVGEASTSGHQGRSEAQDSNAEQDGIMTGIFLNGMGTGLREAQGIFPPLDIDTIMIAALNRGEWIRLSLPESEAEMTIYMEGIINGLLEAKLSFPTLKEWEILNTVLRKEGHNTMFQQIDWTGIVIPSYEDPLLQTFMMMKQGSCESERAKSKLFCKLLEEQNALRKKFEEIDNEIATMDNSKKGHILNEKLADVLKGRAEELQRFYDAGIEGFKNSKEIQDLMTATYSNGMRNGVLEARAILLALDMDIITHVFEGNENEISAQDKDSRLLPSSENQYYNFVEKLNTQFAWYSSNKDQSPDDCHTKESSISDSKSSLGSTKICANIGKESCKDVIKHKKLAAVLKERGEELTSLYDAEIEQLQNSEEIQDLMSAIYLSGLKDGVLEAQATLLSLNMDKPTPMFEENEEHITHMASNDEAVIENDDDKTIGKEDNPSPTGPEVDKTRDTPYPYGCFWRILHTYFCKCFS, translated from the exons ATGTCTATTGAAAAATATGGAGAACACTCGAGTGGTTTCACCTATGATGTTTTCCTAAGTTTTAGAGGAGAAGATGTGCGGCACAATTTTATTGGTTATCTTCGCGATGCATTGCAGCATCGGGGAATCAATGCTTTCTTTGATGACAAGAATCTGAGAATAGGGGAAGACATTTCACCTGCACTTTCAAAAGCCATTGAAGAATCTAAGATCGCAGTTATTGTTTTTTCTGAGAATTATGCATCTTCCAGGTGGTGCCTTGGCGAACTCGTTAAGATAATCGAATGTacgaaaagaaacaaaaaacaaatttcttttccaATCTTTTTCCATGTTGATCCATCAGATGTAAGACATCAGAAAAATAGTTACGAGAAAGCCATGGTTGATCATGAGGTTAAGTTTGGAAAAGACTCTGAAAATGTAAAAGCATGGATAACAGCATTGTCTGAAGCAGCAGACTTGAAAGGCCACCATATCAATACCGG ATCCGAAATTGACCACATTAAAGAGATTGTTGAAAAGGTCCATGCTAACATTGCTCCTAAACCTTTGCTTTATGGTGATGATCCAGTTGGACTTGAACATCATACAGAAAATGTGATGTCACGTCTAGACAATACTGATCATACAGTAATGTTGGGTATACATGGACTTGGTGGAATAGGGAAAACAGAACTTGCCAAATCATTGTATAACAAAATTGTGCACCAATTTGAAGCTGCAAGTTTTCTTGCCAACGTTAGagagaaatcaaacaaaatcaatgGCCTAGAAGATCTTCAAAAGACACTTTTATCAGAGATGTTTGAGAAGCCAGATACCGATCTGGGAAGTACAAGTAAAGGAATCAAAGAAATAAAGCAAAAGCTGGGCAATAAAAAGGTTCTTTTGGTTCTTGATGACGTTGATAACaaagaacaattaaaaaatttggcAGGAGGAAGTGATTGGTTTGGCCCAGGTAGTAGGATCATTATAACTACAAGGGACAAAGGTTTGCTCATAGGTACTCATTCTTTTGTTGTTCAAAAGATTTATGAAATGACTGAACTTAATGAGAAAGATTCTCTTGAGTTGTTTTGTCGGAATGCCTTTGGAAAGAGCCATCCTGAAACAGGCTATGAAGCTGTGTCTTCTCGTGCGGTTGGATATGCCAAGGGTCTTCCATTGGCTTTAAAAGTAATAGGTTCTAATTTGGGTGGTGGAAAGAGTTTAAGAGCTTGGGAAGATGCATTGAAAAATTACGACAGGATTCCACGTAGAGGAATTCAAGAGGTGCTCCAAGTAAGCTACAATGTGTTGGAGCCCAATGCCCAGAGTGTTTTCCTAGATATAGCATGCTTCTTCAAAGGGGATAGAGTAGATTATGTTGAAGAGATACTTGATGACTTCGCTGCAGTAACTGGTATTGAAGAACTTGTTAATAAATCTCTCTTAATAGTTAAAGATGGCTGCTTGGATATGCATGATCTAATACAAGAGATGGGCAGAGATATTGTCAAGCAAGAGTCGCCACGAAATCCCGCCAAACGTAGTAGATTATGGTCTCATAAAGATATTATTAAAGTAttatcaaatgaaaaatat GGAAGTGATGTACTTCAAGGGATAATGCTTGATCCTCCCCAACCTATAAAACAACAAGATTGGAGTGATACTGCCTTTGAGCAGATGAATTGCCTCAGAATTCTCATTGTTCGAAATACAACATTTTCATCGGAGCCTAAACATCTACCAGATAATTTAACTCTGCTTGATTGGGAGGAGTACCCTTCAAAGTCATTTCCCGCAATGTTTCATCCAGAGGAAATCATCGTCTTCAATTTGCCTGAAAGCAAACTTACACTGGAAGAGCCATTTAAG GTATTTTCAAAATTGACTATCATGAATTTCTCAAAAAATGAATCTATCACCGTAATTCCCGATGTTTCAGGAGTCGAAAATTTGAGAGTACTTAGACTTGATAATTGCACTAACCTAATTATGGTTCATGAATCCGTTGGGTTTCTCGAACACCTTACTCACTTCAGCGCTTCAGGATGCGCCAAACTTCGAAATTTCCAgcaaaaaatgtttttaccaTCCCTTGAATTCCTTGACCTTAACTTATGTGTTGAACTTGAACACTTCCCAGATATACTGAACAAGATGAATAAGCCATTGAagatttatatgataaatactGCAATTGAGGAGTTGCCAGATTCCATTGGTAATCTTATCGGGCTTGTTTCTATCGAGATGACAAGTAGTTGGAAGCTCAAATATATACCATGTAGCTTATTCACACTACCAAATGCTGTCACCTTTAAATTTGGAGGATGTTCTCAACTTGCCTTGAGAAGATTTCTACATGATATCCCTTCAGCAGCCAATGGTCGTTCAACATTAAAAGCATTGCATTTTGGAAATAGTGGTTTGTCTGATGAAGATCTTAAGGCAATTCTTATCTCTTTTCTTGAATTACAAGAGTTGATTGCATCTGACAATAATTTTGTCTCTCTCCCTGTGTGCATTAAAGACTCTGCTCACTTGACAAAGCTTGATGTCAGTGGTTGCAATATGCTTCGAGAAATTCCTGTATGCATCAACTTAAGAATTCTGAATGTTTACGGTTGTGTGATGCTTGAACACATATCAGAGTTGCCATGCACTATTCAAAAAGTAGATGCAAGATACTGCATCCGCTTGAATAGAGAGACGTCGGAGATGTTATGGTATCAG GTGAAAAGCGAGAGACGTGGATTACAGATTGTGATGCCTCAAAAGAAAACTGGGGTTCCAAATTGGTTTGACTACAGCTGCAAAGGAGGGAATCCGCGGTTTTGGGTTCGTAAGAAGTTCCCCAATGTTGCTTTAGCATTGGTATTCGAGGGAGTGACCGGGAGGGCCAGAAAATCTCGTCGGCTACTTGTTGAGCTTCACTTGGTTATAAATGGTCTCTGTGTCCGCCGTAAAGGTTATTACAACTTCAGAATTGAACAAAATCATGTGTTAGTTTGTGATTTGCAACTATTGTTCAGTGATGAGGAGTGGCTGGGCCTTGATGCATTACTTCTTGAGGATGAGTGGAATCAAGTGCAGGTTTCATATGAAGCCCCGTCTAGTGTGACACTAAGTGATTGGGGAGTATTTGTGTACAAGCAAGGAACCAACATGGAAGAATATGTCCAATTCATGTGTCCCGACCTAAAGTACTCACAGCTGGTAACTGACATATCACCCACAATGACAATAGTTCCTCCAAAAGATGATAAGCTAGAACAGATGAAGTTGATAGATCAGTTAGCTCTAGATGAAATGTTACCTGGGATGTTGAGGGAAACTAGGGACATGGAAGGCCGCAGTTCAAATGAAGGAAATTTACAAGACCTAATGGCGATTGTGAGTGGCCTAAATAAGGAGGTTCAAGATGCATTAGAAGGTAAACCGCTGGATAAAAAGTCCCCCCTGGCATGGATTCTTCAGATAGTCAATGAATcaaatgatgataatgatgagcAAGCAAACTTTGATCATACAGATGAAATGAAACCCGCCATAGGTGTAGGAGAAGCTTCAACCTCTGGCCACCAGGGAAGGTCAGAGGCCCAAGACAGCAACGCTGAGCAGGATGGAATAATGACAGGGATATTCTTGAATGGAATGGGAACGGGACTTCGTGAAGCACAGGGTATCTTTCCTCCTCTAGATATAGACACTATCATGATTGCTGCCTTAAATAGAGGTGAATGGATTAGATTGTCACTCCCAGAGTCTGAGGCCGAAATGACGATATACATGGAAGGAATTATCAATGGACTGCTGGAAGCAAAGCTGAGCTTTCCTACTCTGAAAGAGTGGGAAATACTAAATACCGTGTTAAGGAAGGAAGGCCATAATACGATGTTTCAACAAATAGATTGGACTGGAATAGTGATTCCAAGCTATGAAGATCCTTTGTTGCAAACATTCATGATGATGAAGCAAGGAAGTTGTGAATCGGAGAGGGCCAAGAGTAAACTCTTCTGCAAGTTGCTGGAGGAACAAAATGCTCTGCGcaagaaatttgaagaaattgatAATGAAATTGCTACTATGGATAATTCAAAGAAGGGTCACATCCTTAATGAGAAGCTGGCTGATGTTTTGAAAGGAAGAGCTGAAGAATTGCAGAGGTTCTATGATGCTGGTATTGAAGGCTTCAAGAACTCAAAAGAGATTCAAGATCTTATGACAGCTACATACTCAAATGGAATGAGGAATGGTGTCCTTGAAGCACGGGCCATATTACTTGCTCTGGACATGGACATAATAACTCACGTGTTTGAGgggaatgaaaatgaaatttctgCTCAGGATAAAGATAGTCGCCTTCTTCCTTCTTCAGAAAATCAATATTACAATTTTGTGGAGAAGCTTAACACTCAATTTGCCTGGTATAGTTCAAATAAGGATCAGAGCCCTGATGACTGCCACACAAAGGAATCAAGCATTTCTGACTCAAAATCTTCTTTGGGTAGCACAAAGATTTGTGCAAACATTGGAAAAGAAAGTTGCAAAGATGTTATAAAGCATAAGAAGCTGGCTGCTGTCTTAAAAGAAAGAGGAGAAGAATTGACGAGTCTCTATGATGCTGAAATTGAACAATTACAGAACTCAGAAGAGATTCAAGATCTAATGAGTGCCATCTACTTGAGTGGACTGAAGGATGGAGTCCTTGAAGCACAGGCCACCTTACTTTCTTTGAACATGGACAAACCAACTCCTATGTTTGAGGAGAATGAGGAACATATTACTCATATGGCTTCCAATGATGAAGCTGTTATTGAAAATGACGATGATAAGACTATTGGCAAAGAGGATAATCCTAGTCCTACTGGTCCAGAAGTTGACAAAACTAGGGACACTCCTTACCCCTATGGTTGCTTCTGGAGGATTTTGCACACTTATTTTTGCAAGTGTTTTTCTTAG
- the LOC11437047 gene encoding glutathione S-transferase F9, whose translation MVVKVYGPHCASAKRVLVCLVEKEIEFEVVPINVLKGEHKDPEYLKLQPFGNVPVIKDGDYTLYESRAIMRYYAEKYRSQGVELLGKTIEEKGLVEQWLEVEAHNFNPPAYNLVIHVLFPSLLVDGTPDPKVIEESEAKLVKVLNIYEERLSKNKYLAGDFFSLADISHLPFTDYIVNNMGKDYLIKERKNVSAWWDDISSRPSWNKILESYRPPV comes from the exons ATGGTAGTGAAGGTTTATGGTCCCCATTGTGCCTCAGCCAAACGTGTGTTGGTTTGTCTTGTTGAGAAGGAAATAGAATTTGAGGTTGTCCCTATTAATGTCTTGAAGGGTGAACACAAGGATCCTGAGTACCTCAAATTACAG CCATTTGGAAATGTTCCTGTTATTAAAGATGGAGACTATACCCTTTATG AATCTAGGGCAATAATGAGATATTATGCAGAAAAATATAGATCTCAAGGGGTTGAGTTGCTAGGAAAGACAATAGAAGAAAAGGGTCTTGTGGAACAATGGTTAGAAGTTGAAGCACACAACTTTAACCCACCAGCTTACAACTTGGTCATTCATGTTTTGTTTCCTTCACTACTGGTTGACGGCACTCCAGATCCAAAGGTAATTGAAGAGAGTGAAGCAAAGTTGGTGAAGGTGTTGAACATTTATGAAGAGAGACTATCAAAGAACAAGTATTTGGCTGGTGATTTTTTCAGCCTTGCTGATATAAGTCACCTTCCATTTACTGATTATATTGTTAACAATATGGGGAAAGATTATTTGATTAAGGAGAGGAAAAATGTTAGTGCTTGGTGGGATGATATAAGTAGTAGACCATCATGGAACAAAATTCTTGAGTCATATAGACCTCCGGTTTAA